In Pleurocapsa sp. PCC 7319, the following are encoded in one genomic region:
- a CDS encoding NUDIX hydrolase, with amino-acid sequence MNWIEWAKELQAISQTGLHYSQEQFDRQRYQRIGEISAEILANHTNLSVEQYLEFNATEFGYATPKVDVRGVVFQDSKILLVREIADRGRWTLPGGWADVNETPGESVTREVYEESGFETKAIKLLAVYDREKQQHQPAYPYHIYKLFFHCAIIGGEATVSNETSEVAFFSEQDIPELSESRVTEKQIKRFFKYYRNSDLPTDFD; translated from the coding sequence ATGAATTGGATTGAATGGGCAAAAGAACTTCAAGCAATAAGTCAGACGGGTTTACACTATTCCCAAGAGCAATTTGATCGACAACGCTATCAGCGCATTGGAGAAATTTCCGCAGAAATATTGGCAAACCATACTAATCTCTCCGTGGAACAATACTTAGAATTTAATGCGACTGAATTTGGCTATGCAACCCCTAAAGTTGACGTGCGCGGAGTCGTTTTTCAAGACTCAAAAATTCTTTTGGTCAGAGAGATTGCCGATCGCGGGCGTTGGACATTACCTGGTGGATGGGCCGATGTTAATGAAACACCAGGTGAATCAGTCACTAGAGAAGTTTATGAAGAGTCGGGATTTGAAACGAAAGCGATTAAATTGCTAGCAGTCTATGATCGAGAAAAACAGCAACATCAACCAGCTTATCCTTATCATATCTATAAGCTATTTTTTCACTGTGCAATTATCGGAGGGGAAGCTACAGTAAGCAATGAAACCAGTGAAGTTGCTTTCTTTAGTGAACAAGATATTCCTGAATTGTCTGAGTCTAGAGTTACTGAAAAGCAAATCAAAAGATTTTTTAAATATTACCGCAATTCAGATTTACCCACAGATTTTGACTAA
- a CDS encoding RDD family protein — protein sequence MRFFNRINLQTPESVELEFTLAGIGNRSFALIIDYIIIGLVLLLVWIISIFLAFQLAPEFISDGKINGVVQWIWAIQSITTFAIYAGYFVILETLWQGQTPGKKWTKIRVIRDNGKPERLPQAILRALLRPIDDFLFLGVFIIIFSQQEKRVGDLIAGTIVIQDEQATKSADFKISPEAEDLAIQLRIEAEISNLLPEDFATIRDFLQRRNNIMLEYQHKLSRKLADQVKEIIVLDEVPDGYSNSQFLEAIYLAYQQHRES from the coding sequence ATGCGTTTTTTTAATCGAATTAACCTACAAACTCCAGAAAGCGTTGAGCTAGAATTCACTTTGGCAGGGATTGGAAATCGTTCTTTTGCCTTGATAATTGATTATATTATTATCGGCTTGGTTTTGTTACTTGTCTGGATTATCAGTATTTTTCTGGCTTTTCAGCTTGCTCCAGAGTTTATTTCCGATGGCAAAATAAACGGAGTGGTGCAATGGATTTGGGCAATTCAATCAATAACTACTTTTGCAATTTATGCGGGATATTTTGTTATTTTAGAAACTCTTTGGCAAGGACAAACACCTGGAAAAAAATGGACTAAAATCAGAGTTATTCGTGATAATGGCAAACCAGAGAGATTACCTCAAGCAATTTTGCGCGCATTATTACGACCCATAGATGATTTTCTTTTTCTTGGTGTATTCATCATTATATTTTCCCAACAAGAAAAACGTGTAGGTGATTTAATAGCTGGAACCATAGTGATTCAAGATGAGCAGGCGACCAAGTCGGCTGATTTTAAGATTTCTCCTGAGGCTGAGGATTTAGCAATTCAATTGAGAATTGAAGCTGAAATAAGCAATCTCTTACCAGAAGACTTTGCTACTATACGCGATTTCCTGCAAAGACGAAATAACATTATGTTGGAATATCAGCATAAACTGAGTCGCAAACTCGCTGATCAAGTCAAAGAAATTATTGTTTTAGATGAAGTTCCAGATGGCTATAGTAATAGTCAATTTTTAGAAGCGATATATTTAGCTTATCAACAACATAGAGAGTCTTAA
- a CDS encoding DUF4129 domain-containing protein → MSAGSFQKDGLGWRIDLIKQRVSEWIEYKTSQLDLENDSWDLSFLKSELLWQVIKFCLWSIIAVLLVWITWQIWLLLRPYWKRWQRKGDRFAQEQMSTPIVKLSAADWVERSQTARINGNYRQAILCLYQGMLQLLDERGVIPAQLSRTDEEYRRSLSKLQVSPTQPYELLLSIHQRLCFSSAEASQSLFEQCQQAYRQIEG, encoded by the coding sequence ATGTCCGCAGGATCTTTCCAGAAAGATGGTTTAGGGTGGCGCATTGACTTAATTAAACAGAGAGTAAGTGAATGGATCGAATATAAGACTTCTCAATTAGATCTTGAAAATGATTCTTGGGATCTAAGTTTTCTCAAATCTGAACTACTCTGGCAAGTAATAAAGTTTTGTCTCTGGTCGATTATTGCAGTCTTACTAGTGTGGATTACTTGGCAGATATGGTTGTTATTACGACCCTATTGGAAACGCTGGCAAAGAAAGGGCGATCGCTTTGCTCAAGAACAGATGTCTACTCCCATAGTTAAACTATCGGCAGCAGATTGGGTAGAGCGATCGCAAACCGCCAGAATCAATGGCAACTACCGTCAGGCAATTTTGTGCTTATATCAGGGAATGTTGCAATTACTAGATGAACGGGGTGTAATTCCCGCTCAATTAAGTCGTACCGATGAAGAGTATCGGCGATCGCTAAGTAAGCTGCAAGTCTCTCCAACCCAACCCTACGAATTATTATTGTCGATTCATCAAAGATTGTGTTTTAGTAGTGCAGAAGCCAGTCAATCTCTGTTCGAGCAATGTCAACAAGCCTATCGTCAGATTGAAGGTTAA
- a CDS encoding DUF4350 domain-containing protein, with amino-acid sequence MQNLRQRKLWLFGIIAIAVIVILILFAAPNSSGRKDDSGSTYGRNPYGYGAWYEYMSNKEIPIKRWRKPFEQFLDQDVQDVTYIQIRSKTDFQLSRLIEHDLSSSEYDWVSQGNTLVIIGEHQPATAAPFESLISNRVRPLSDQQIKIETTRRHQSDNETQKLLGDQYGAVVWEKTIGKGKVIYSATPYLAANAYQDFPDNYEFLAELVSQNKAIWVDEYIHGYKDKETIAQEQEENVLSYLAKTPLFLLFIQTVIIALIASISAFRRFGSPNIPKTAIVDNSTAYIDALAGVLEKAESTDFVVDTVGKDEQRKLQASLGLGASLVDENTLLSAWQVQREESSAELSKLLKINNTKQKISEAQLIAWIQKWQKIIES; translated from the coding sequence ATGCAGAATCTTCGTCAACGTAAACTATGGCTCTTCGGGATCATTGCGATCGCTGTAATTGTAATTTTAATCTTGTTTGCTGCCCCCAATAGTAGCGGTCGTAAAGATGACAGTGGCTCAACTTATGGACGAAATCCTTATGGATATGGTGCATGGTATGAATATATGTCTAATAAGGAAATACCGATTAAGCGTTGGCGCAAACCTTTTGAGCAGTTCCTCGACCAGGATGTTCAAGATGTTACCTATATTCAAATTCGGAGTAAAACTGATTTTCAATTAAGCAGACTCATCGAGCATGACTTATCTTCATCTGAGTATGACTGGGTTAGCCAAGGCAATACGTTAGTAATTATTGGTGAACATCAACCTGCCACAGCAGCACCCTTTGAAAGTTTAATTTCTAATCGAGTTAGACCTCTATCAGATCAACAAATTAAAATCGAGACTACCCGTCGCCATCAATCCGACAACGAAACGCAAAAATTATTAGGCGATCAATATGGTGCCGTAGTCTGGGAAAAAACTATCGGCAAAGGAAAAGTAATTTATAGTGCAACTCCTTACCTTGCCGCCAATGCTTATCAAGATTTTCCAGATAACTATGAATTTCTGGCAGAATTAGTTAGCCAAAACAAAGCTATTTGGGTAGATGAATATATCCACGGCTACAAAGATAAAGAAACGATTGCGCAAGAGCAAGAGGAAAATGTTCTCAGTTATTTAGCTAAAACCCCTTTATTTTTGCTATTTATTCAAACAGTGATTATTGCTTTAATTGCCTCAATTTCGGCATTTCGTCGCTTTGGTAGCCCAAATATTCCTAAAACTGCGATCGTCGATAATAGTACGGCTTATATTGATGCTCTAGCTGGAGTACTAGAAAAAGCGGAAAGTACTGATTTTGTCGTGGATACTGTAGGTAAAGATGAGCAGCGTAAGCTACAAGCTTCTCTTGGTCTAGGAGCATCTCTAGTTGATGAAAATACACTACTCTCTGCCTGGCAAGTACAAAGGGAAGAATCATCAGCAGAATTGAGTAAATTATTGAAGATCAATAACACCAAGCAAAAAATTAGTGAGGCACAATTGATTGCCTGGATTCAAAAATGGCAAAAAATCATTGAAAGCTGA